Proteins found in one Calditrichota bacterium genomic segment:
- the cysQ gene encoding 3'(2'),5'-bisphosphate nucleotidase CysQ: MSLEAGNAIMEVYQSGDFNVEIKDDNSPLTRADSASHEIIKARLQEKYPEIPLMSEEGKEIPDEQRKNWEIFWLVDPLDGTKEFIKRNGEFTVNIALIRNNYPVLGVIFAPVLNTLYFGEAGKGCYKQLLGEKASPIHVADGSADGVIAVKSRSHSSEDEEKVLRQWNIVDTINKGSSLKFCMVAEGKAHIYYRHGPTWEWDTGAGQAIVEAAGGTVTANGERLRYNKQIIKNGSFLVKNE, encoded by the coding sequence ATGTCGCTGGAAGCGGGCAACGCAATCATGGAAGTTTACCAATCCGGCGATTTTAACGTTGAGATCAAAGATGATAATTCACCTTTGACGCGCGCTGACAGCGCTTCTCACGAAATCATCAAAGCCCGTCTTCAGGAAAAATATCCGGAAATTCCGCTGATGTCCGAAGAGGGAAAAGAAATTCCTGATGAGCAACGCAAAAATTGGGAGATTTTCTGGCTGGTTGATCCTCTTGACGGCACCAAAGAATTCATCAAACGAAACGGCGAGTTTACCGTAAATATCGCGCTCATTCGTAACAATTATCCGGTGCTGGGAGTAATTTTCGCGCCGGTGTTGAATACATTGTATTTCGGAGAAGCCGGCAAGGGCTGCTATAAACAGCTACTCGGCGAAAAAGCCAGTCCCATTCATGTTGCTGATGGTTCTGCCGATGGCGTTATTGCGGTGAAAAGCCGTTCCCATTCTTCCGAAGATGAAGAAAAAGTTTTGCGCCAGTGGAATATCGTGGACACAATTAACAAGGGCAGTTCTCTGAAATTCTGTATGGTCGCCGAAGGGAAAGCGCATATTTACTACCGTCATGGCCCGACATGGGAATGGGATACCGGCGCCGGACAGGCGATTGTCGAAGCTGCCGGCGGAACGGTGACTGCTAATGGCGAAAGATTGCGTTACAACAAGCAAATTATCAAAAACGGTTCGTTTCTGGTGAAAAATGAATAA
- a CDS encoding UpxY family transcription antiterminator, translating into MPQFLSHSIFGELNQIPHWYAISTKARHEKKVFERLTNKKINVYLPLQKKYRKWSDRYKLVDEPLFSCYIFVRIALKNRLDVLQTDGVVRIVSFNGIPATIPDSQFEAIKRALEEHPGDVEKIDYLTPGQRVEVIQGSLKGIQGTLVQVKNKHRLVLRIDSIMQAISVDIDFRDVKILNDEMMEHAN; encoded by the coding sequence ATGCCTCAATTTTTATCGCATTCCATCTTTGGCGAGTTGAACCAAATCCCTCATTGGTACGCAATCTCCACAAAAGCGCGACATGAAAAAAAAGTTTTTGAGCGGCTGACAAATAAAAAAATCAATGTTTACTTGCCGCTGCAGAAAAAATACCGAAAATGGAGCGACCGCTACAAGCTTGTCGATGAACCATTGTTTAGCTGCTACATTTTTGTGCGTATCGCCCTCAAAAACAGGCTGGATGTTTTACAGACCGACGGCGTGGTGCGCATTGTTTCTTTCAATGGAATCCCGGCGACGATTCCGGATTCTCAGTTTGAGGCAATCAAACGCGCGCTGGAAGAACATCCCGGCGATGTGGAGAAAATAGATTATTTGACGCCAGGCCAGCGCGTGGAAGTCATTCAGGGATCGCTTAAGGGAATTCAGGGCACGCTGGTTCAGGTCAAAAACAAGCATCGGCTTGTTTTGCGCATCGATTCTATCATGCAAGCCATTTCCGTCGACATCGACTTTCGTGATGTGAAAATTCTGAACGATGAGATGATGGAACACGCTAATTAA